A genomic window from Gossypium hirsutum isolate 1008001.06 chromosome D10, Gossypium_hirsutum_v2.1, whole genome shotgun sequence includes:
- the LOC121222509 gene encoding probable O-methyltransferase 3, which translates to MNMGNANGEDAIEALQAQAHIWRHAFNFVSFMSLKCALDLGILDIIHDHGKPMTITELVAALQMLNPTKACDIYRLMRILVHSDFFARQKLDNDAQEEGYVLTNSSRILLKNNPFCITPTLKATMDPIITKPWSFLGTWFQNDDHTPFATAYGKTLWDYFTHDPQLKDLINDGLASDSQLVTSVLVDKCKGAFEGLDSLVDVGGGTGTTAKAIADTFPLMECTVFDLPNIVAGLQGSKNLKYVGGNMFEAFPTGDAILLKKVLHDWNDEGCLTILKRCKEAISSQDKVGRKLIIIDMVVRENEQVNDEASSLTKTQLFFDMLMLVLVAGKERREEEWAELFLAAGFSSFKITPIVGLTSLIEVYP; encoded by the exons atgaatatgggcaatgctaATGGGGAGGATGCTATTGAGGCACTCCAAGCACAAGCTCACATTTGGAGACATGCTTTCAACTTCGTAAGCTTCATGTCTCTAAAATGTGCACTTGATTTAGGCATCCTTGATATCATTCATGATCATGGCAAGCCCATGACTATTACCGAGCTGGTTGCTGCGCTACAGATGCTCAACCCTACTAAAGCATGTGACATTTATAGGCTCATGCGCATTCTAGTTCACTCGGACTTCTTTGCACGCCAAAAGCTAGACAATGATGCTCAAGAAGAAGGATATGTTCTTACCAACTCTTCTCGTATTTTGCTCAAGAATAATCCCTTCTGCATAACGCCTACTTTGAAGGCTACAATGGATCCTATCATAACAAAGCCTTGGAGTTTTCTAGGGACCTGGTTCCAAAATGATGATCATACTCCATTTGCTACTGCATATGGGAAGACATTGTGGGACTATTTTACCCATGATCCTCAGCTAAAAGATTTGATAAATGATGGCTTAGCTAGTGATTCTCAATTGGTTACTAGTGTTCTAGTTGACAAGTGTAAAGGGGCATTTGAGGGATTGGACTCCCTTGTAGATGTTGGGGGTGGCACAGGAACTACGGCCAAGGCCATTGCTGATACATTTCCACTCATGGAGTGCACTGTGTTTGATCTTCCTAATATTGTTGCTGGCTTGCAAGGGAGTAAGAACTTGAAATATGTTGGAGGCAACATGTTCGAGGCATTTCCAACCGGAGACGCAATTTTATTAAAG AAGGTATTGCACGATTGGAATGATGAAGGATGCTTGACAATTTTGAAGCGATGTAAAGAGGCCATTTCAAGCCAAGACAAGGTAGGAAGAAAGTTGATCATAATTGACATGGTTGTGAGGGAGAATGAGCAAGTGAATGATGAAGCCTCAAGCTTAACTAAAACACAACTCTTTTTCGACATGTTGATGTTGGTATTGGTGGCTGGAAAAGAGAGGCGGGAAGAAGAATGGGCTGAACTATTTTTAGCAGCTGGTTTTAGTTCTTTCAAAATTACTCCTATTGTGGGTTTGACATCTCTCATTGAGGTTTACCCCTGA